The Phycicoccus sp. M110.8 genome includes a window with the following:
- the cimA gene encoding citramalate synthase — protein MSDLHVYDTTLRDGAQQEGLNLSVADKLAIAAHLDELGVGFIEGGWPGANPKDTEFFARARTELQLRNATLAAFGATRRAGGVAADDPLVCALLDSQAPVVTLVAKSHVRHVESALRTTLEENLAMVRDTVSFLTGEGRRVFLDAEHFFDGYAADRAYALEVVRTALEAGAEVVALCDTNGGMLPGQVADVVGDTVAATAGRVGIHCHNDTGCAVANSMAAVEAGASHVQGTINGYGERTGNADLLTVVSNLQIKRGLPLLQPERLREATRIAHSISEITNVPPYSRQPYVGASAFAHKAGLHASAIKVDPDLYQHTDPQHVGNDMRMLVSDMAGRASIELKGRELGYDLSGDPELLARVLATVKELELRGYTFDAADASFELLLRREVEGATHDFFEVESWRVITDARGGEDALSEATVKVVAGGQRVVATGEGNGPVNALDHALRQALVPAYPELDKLELIDFRVRILDAAHGTDAVTRVLIETSDGSTSWETIGVAGNIIEASWQALVDGVTYGLVRAGVPVR, from the coding sequence ATGAGCGACCTGCACGTCTACGACACGACCCTGCGCGACGGCGCGCAGCAGGAGGGGCTCAACCTCTCCGTCGCCGACAAGCTCGCCATCGCGGCGCACCTCGACGAGCTGGGCGTCGGCTTCATCGAGGGCGGCTGGCCGGGCGCGAACCCCAAGGACACGGAGTTCTTCGCCCGGGCCCGCACCGAGCTGCAGCTGCGCAACGCCACGCTCGCGGCGTTCGGCGCGACCCGGCGGGCCGGCGGCGTGGCTGCCGACGACCCGCTGGTCTGCGCCCTGCTCGACTCCCAGGCGCCGGTCGTCACCCTCGTGGCGAAGTCGCACGTGCGCCACGTCGAGTCAGCGCTGCGCACCACCCTGGAGGAGAACCTCGCCATGGTGCGCGACACCGTCTCCTTCCTCACCGGCGAGGGCCGGCGGGTGTTCCTGGATGCCGAGCACTTCTTCGACGGGTATGCCGCGGACCGCGCCTACGCGCTCGAGGTCGTGCGCACCGCGCTCGAGGCGGGCGCCGAGGTCGTGGCCCTGTGCGACACCAACGGCGGCATGCTGCCCGGCCAGGTGGCCGATGTCGTGGGGGACACCGTCGCCGCCACCGCGGGTCGCGTCGGCATCCACTGCCACAACGACACCGGGTGCGCCGTGGCGAACTCGATGGCGGCCGTCGAGGCGGGCGCCAGCCACGTCCAGGGCACCATCAACGGGTACGGCGAGCGCACCGGCAACGCCGACCTGCTCACCGTCGTGAGCAACCTGCAGATCAAGCGTGGGCTGCCCCTGCTGCAGCCCGAGCGGCTGCGCGAGGCGACGCGGATCGCGCACTCGATCAGCGAGATCACGAATGTCCCGCCCTACTCGCGCCAGCCCTACGTCGGCGCCAGCGCGTTCGCGCACAAGGCCGGTCTGCACGCCAGCGCGATCAAGGTCGACCCCGACCTCTACCAGCACACCGACCCGCAGCACGTCGGCAACGACATGCGCATGCTCGTGTCGGACATGGCCGGCCGTGCCTCGATCGAGCTCAAGGGCCGCGAGCTGGGCTACGACCTGTCGGGCGACCCGGAGCTGCTGGCCCGCGTCCTCGCGACGGTCAAGGAGCTCGAGCTGCGCGGCTACACCTTCGACGCGGCCGACGCGTCGTTCGAGCTGCTGCTGCGCCGCGAGGTGGAGGGCGCCACGCACGACTTCTTCGAGGTCGAGTCCTGGCGGGTCATCACCGACGCCCGTGGTGGCGAGGACGCGCTGTCCGAGGCCACGGTGAAGGTGGTGGCCGGTGGCCAGCGGGTCGTCGCGACCGGCGAGGGCAACGGCCCCGTCAACGCGCTCGACCACGCGCTGCGGCAGGCGCTCGTCCCGGCATACCCCGAGCTCGACAAGCTCGAGCTGATCGACTTCCGCGTCCGCATCCTCGACGCGGCGCACGGCACCGACGCGGTCACCCGCGTGCTCATCGAGACCTCCGACGGGTCCACCTCCTGGGAGACCATCGGCGTGGCCGGCAACATCATCGAGGCGTCGTGGCAGGCGCTCGTGGACGGCGTCACCTACGGCCTGGTGCGCGCGGGCGTCCCTGTCCGGTAG
- a CDS encoding branched-chain amino acid aminotransferase, which produces MSQTAAPLTFEVTRRTDPRPDAEREAVLANPGFGTTFTDHMVTATWTRDEGWHDGRVTAYGPITLMPSAAVLHYAQEIFEGMKAYRHEDGSIWTFRPEANAQRMLRSSTRMALPQLPEDDFLASLRALVEVDQAWVPAYDGGEKSLYLRPFMYASEAFLGVRPAAEVTYSVIASPAGAYFSGGIKPVTLWLSEHYARAGEGGTGAAKCGGNYASSLAGQLEGIEHGCDQAVFLDSSTHTYVEELGGMNLFFVTRDNRLVTPELTGSILEGVTRSSVLELGKELGLTVEERRVPISEWKDGAASGEIAEIFACGTAAVITPVGEMRWDGGSCDHRRGGEDIGEVTSTIRTRLLDIQYGRTEDTHGWMTRLV; this is translated from the coding sequence GAGCCAGACCGCCGCCCCGTTGACCTTCGAGGTCACCCGCCGCACCGACCCGCGGCCGGACGCGGAGCGCGAGGCCGTACTGGCGAACCCCGGCTTCGGGACGACCTTCACCGACCACATGGTCACGGCCACGTGGACGCGCGACGAGGGTTGGCACGACGGCAGGGTCACGGCATACGGGCCCATCACGCTCATGCCGTCGGCGGCGGTCCTGCACTACGCGCAGGAGATCTTCGAGGGCATGAAGGCCTACCGGCACGAGGACGGGTCCATCTGGACCTTCCGCCCGGAGGCCAACGCCCAGCGGATGCTGCGCAGCTCCACGCGGATGGCGCTGCCGCAGCTGCCGGAGGACGACTTCCTCGCCTCGCTGCGCGCGCTGGTCGAGGTGGACCAGGCCTGGGTGCCGGCGTACGACGGCGGCGAGAAGAGCCTGTACCTGCGGCCGTTCATGTACGCCTCGGAGGCGTTCCTCGGCGTGCGCCCGGCCGCCGAGGTGACCTACTCAGTGATCGCCTCGCCGGCAGGCGCCTACTTCAGCGGCGGCATCAAGCCGGTCACCCTGTGGCTCTCGGAGCACTACGCCCGGGCGGGGGAGGGTGGCACCGGCGCGGCCAAGTGCGGCGGCAACTACGCCTCCTCGCTCGCCGGCCAGCTCGAGGGCATCGAGCACGGGTGCGACCAAGCGGTGTTCCTCGACTCCTCGACGCACACCTACGTCGAGGAGCTCGGCGGCATGAACCTGTTCTTCGTCACCCGGGACAACCGGCTGGTCACGCCCGAGCTGACCGGCTCCATCCTCGAGGGCGTCACGCGGTCATCGGTGCTCGAGCTCGGCAAGGAGCTCGGGCTGACGGTCGAGGAGCGCCGGGTGCCGATCTCGGAGTGGAAGGACGGAGCGGCGTCGGGGGAGATCGCCGAGATCTTCGCCTGTGGGACGGCCGCGGTCATCACGCCCGTGGGCGAGATGCGCTGGGACGGCGGCTCGTGCGACCACCGCCGGGGCGGCGAGGACATCGGCGAGGTCACCTCGACGATCCGGACGCGCCTGCTCGACATCCAGTACGGCCGCACCGAGGACACCCACGGCTGGATGACCCGCCTGGTCTGA